The following are encoded together in the Desulfonatronovibrio magnus genome:
- a CDS encoding PAS domain S-box protein — MEIKRFADLFLKESQSLHDQASTFNKAARNLANLGTALLAILLCMFVVVGVLLVRFESERLKQQEMATVQQELEVMTASLKSRLYANIHKVSAVRALVAMNPDLTQDDFARAMEVQFRGEDDLRNIGLARDMVIQFMYPIEGNEAAIGLDYRTVPEQLKAVERALKINEIVLAGPLALVQGGEGIIARIPIYSKEKAPSQDKFWGFASVVMNSDAIISGAGITEDHEALRMAIRGRNALGPEGDIFWGDSLVFESDPLTQLIELPYGSWQVAGIPSAGWSTYPFLLTPLVWTYLLVALTILAFTALIVFMLYRMDKARTERHLLSHGLEIILKQTSDFIYYKDINSRFLFCSQTLADITSHNHWKEMIGKHDFEVFPHETAKVYNEEEKPVFKEGIPILNKVNPYYTADGEKGYVQTNKWPIFDDKKDVCGIFGISRDITEQKKAVDELEKERNLFAEGPVFTMEWGSEPYDNLPLTRVSSNVEYILGYSPEELLNSDFSFIKIVHPDDREELIKKIQMEVENNSDSFEQSYRVKTKDGRYIWVYDFNMLIRNENGILTAIRSYMYDQSARKQAEEALRIAEKRLEKTAYDLTENIPVGTYTMVQPPHGGMASFAFMSSRFLELTGLTRQEAVSDPLKAFACVHPDDFDDWIALNARTFEEKKPFFGETRVVVNGEVKWITAESKPRTLSDGSTVWEGVLADITDRKRAEEALSESLKRFNDLVEHVSVGVYVVWIRPDGSQKFEYVSDGWCAMNKIRREDVLADAQVAFQAIHPQDLENFFLHNQEAYQEQKRFSWEGRIIVEGEESFALIESTPVFFDNGDSRWFGIQQDITERKRDQEKLIIARNQADIANKAKSDFLANMSHEIRTPMNGVIGMTGLLLNTELDETQRRYAETARSSGRALLSLINDILDFSKIESGKLDLEDLNFSLRDMLDNFASMMAFKAEEKDLEFICTADPDVPDLLLGDSGRLRQILTNLVGNAIKFTEQGEVVLRVSMAEKIPEILTSSNAADHKHSSADSVSDVFELPESKDFLNSKGHQPKEDPHAGISVITLLFTVQDTGIGIPADKVDNLFQSFSQVDASITRRFGGTGLGLAISRQLAEMMGGQIGVKSIEGQGATFWFTVQLQYDQDAQESALPAMEELKGGHALRMVRENTEDQKDFSRLNVRVLLAEDNHINQQVALAMLNNLGLSADAVTNGSEAVQAIQTIPYDLVLMDMQMPVMDGLTATQEIRKLELNAETEDIDNTAGKSEPRQSRIPIIALTAHAVQGYREKCMEAGMDDYMTKPLEPDVLAEILEKWLPAQDGNQSAKTQKTVLKEKVNGRAISSQAVEKISIDPDDATKTDSDLYVFNMSMYMNRVGGDKELAVNILKGFLEQNRQRMVEMARVIAEGSSIGVQEYAHAIKGSAMTISAQALADVCEQLEEAGKNGDIELYRDLGQRIEYEFERLSERLEIELRAT; from the coding sequence ATGGAAATTAAACGATTTGCTGACTTATTTTTAAAAGAAAGCCAATCTCTCCATGATCAAGCTTCGACCTTCAACAAGGCTGCACGAAACCTTGCTAATCTTGGCACGGCTTTGTTAGCAATTCTTTTATGCATGTTTGTGGTAGTTGGAGTGCTGCTTGTTCGTTTTGAATCTGAAAGGTTAAAACAGCAGGAAATGGCAACAGTTCAACAGGAACTTGAGGTCATGACAGCATCTCTTAAGTCGAGGCTGTACGCAAATATTCATAAAGTATCTGCTGTTAGGGCCCTGGTGGCCATGAATCCAGACCTGACTCAGGATGATTTTGCCCGGGCCATGGAGGTGCAGTTCAGAGGTGAGGATGACTTAAGAAACATCGGTCTTGCGAGAGACATGGTCATTCAGTTTATGTATCCCATTGAAGGTAATGAAGCTGCCATCGGGTTAGATTACAGAACTGTTCCCGAGCAGTTGAAAGCAGTTGAACGGGCCCTAAAGATCAATGAAATTGTACTGGCAGGTCCTCTTGCACTTGTCCAGGGAGGAGAGGGAATTATTGCCCGAATCCCCATCTACAGCAAAGAAAAAGCCCCTTCTCAGGACAAATTCTGGGGTTTTGCCTCTGTGGTTATGAATAGTGATGCGATTATCTCGGGGGCAGGGATTACAGAAGACCATGAAGCTTTGCGCATGGCCATCAGAGGGAGAAACGCCCTCGGGCCTGAGGGAGATATTTTTTGGGGAGATTCTCTGGTTTTTGAAAGTGATCCTCTAACCCAGTTGATAGAACTTCCCTACGGAAGCTGGCAGGTTGCCGGGATACCCTCTGCAGGCTGGAGTACTTACCCGTTTCTCTTGACCCCTCTGGTCTGGACCTACCTGCTTGTTGCCCTGACTATCCTTGCCTTTACTGCACTCATAGTTTTTATGCTCTACAGAATGGACAAAGCCAGGACAGAACGTCACCTCCTGAGTCACGGACTTGAAATTATTCTCAAACAAACAAGTGATTTTATTTATTACAAAGACATCAACAGTCGATTCCTCTTTTGCAGTCAAACCCTTGCCGATATTACCAGCCATAATCACTGGAAAGAAATGATAGGCAAGCACGATTTTGAAGTATTTCCACATGAAACTGCTAAAGTATACAATGAGGAAGAAAAGCCTGTCTTCAAAGAAGGAATCCCCATTCTGAACAAAGTTAACCCGTATTATACTGCAGATGGTGAAAAGGGTTATGTCCAGACCAATAAATGGCCAATTTTTGACGATAAAAAAGATGTATGCGGCATCTTCGGTATCAGCAGAGATATTACTGAACAAAAGAAAGCTGTGGATGAACTGGAAAAGGAACGTAACCTTTTTGCCGAAGGACCGGTATTCACCATGGAGTGGGGTTCTGAACCTTACGATAACCTGCCTTTAACAAGAGTCTCGTCCAATGTTGAATATATTCTTGGATACAGCCCGGAAGAGCTGCTTAATTCAGATTTTTCATTTATAAAGATTGTCCATCCTGATGATCGGGAAGAGCTCATTAAAAAAATCCAGATGGAGGTTGAAAATAATAGTGACTCATTTGAACAGTCTTACAGGGTAAAGACTAAAGATGGGCGCTACATCTGGGTTTATGACTTCAATATGTTGATTCGCAATGAAAATGGTATCCTGACTGCTATTCGCAGCTACATGTACGACCAAAGCGCCCGGAAACAGGCCGAAGAGGCGTTGCGCATCGCGGAGAAAAGACTGGAGAAGACAGCCTATGATCTGACCGAAAACATTCCCGTGGGCACCTATACCATGGTGCAGCCTCCCCATGGGGGTATGGCCAGCTTTGCATTCATGAGCAGCCGTTTTCTTGAACTGACAGGACTGACCCGCCAGGAGGCTGTCTCTGATCCGCTGAAGGCGTTTGCATGTGTTCACCCTGATGATTTTGATGACTGGATTGCCCTTAATGCAAGAACCTTTGAGGAAAAGAAACCATTTTTCGGTGAAACAAGGGTTGTGGTCAATGGTGAAGTCAAATGGATAACCGCTGAATCCAAACCACGCACACTTTCCGATGGATCAACTGTCTGGGAGGGTGTACTGGCCGATATTACCGACCGCAAGCGTGCTGAAGAGGCATTGAGTGAGAGCTTAAAACGCTTTAACGATCTGGTAGAACATGTATCGGTGGGTGTATATGTAGTTTGGATAAGGCCGGATGGAAGTCAGAAATTTGAGTATGTCAGCGACGGGTGGTGTGCCATGAATAAAATTCGCCGTGAAGATGTGCTGGCTGATGCCCAAGTTGCTTTTCAGGCAATACATCCCCAGGATCTGGAGAACTTTTTTTTGCATAACCAAGAGGCTTACCAGGAACAAAAACGTTTTTCCTGGGAAGGCCGGATCATCGTTGAAGGTGAGGAAAGCTTTGCCCTTATTGAATCGACTCCTGTTTTTTTTGATAATGGTGACAGTCGATGGTTTGGCATACAGCAGGACATCACTGAGAGAAAAAGAGATCAGGAGAAGCTGATAATAGCGAGAAATCAGGCAGATATAGCCAATAAGGCAAAAAGTGATTTTCTGGCTAATATGAGCCATGAAATTAGAACTCCCATGAACGGGGTCATTGGAATGACCGGCCTGCTTCTTAACACAGAGCTCGATGAAACTCAGCGACGTTATGCAGAAACAGCCCGTTCCAGTGGCCGGGCCCTGCTGTCTCTGATCAATGATATCCTGGACTTTTCTAAAATTGAGTCAGGCAAGCTGGATTTGGAAGATCTGAATTTCAGCCTGAGGGACATGCTGGATAATTTTGCGTCCATGATGGCCTTTAAAGCCGAGGAAAAGGACCTGGAGTTTATATGCACTGCAGATCCAGACGTTCCGGACCTTCTGTTGGGGGATTCCGGCCGACTCAGGCAGATCCTGACCAATCTGGTCGGCAATGCCATAAAGTTTACAGAGCAGGGGGAGGTGGTGCTTCGAGTGAGCATGGCTGAAAAAATACCTGAGATTTTGACTTCATCCAATGCTGCAGATCATAAACATAGCTCTGCAGACAGTGTTTCAGATGTTTTTGAACTGCCTGAATCCAAAGACTTTCTCAATTCAAAAGGGCACCAGCCTAAAGAAGATCCACATGCCGGTATTTCAGTCATAACCCTTCTTTTCACTGTCCAGGATACCGGCATAGGAATTCCTGCAGACAAGGTGGACAATCTGTTTCAAAGCTTTTCTCAGGTGGATGCTTCCATAACTCGAAGATTTGGCGGTACTGGATTGGGCCTGGCTATTTCAAGACAGCTGGCAGAAATGATGGGCGGTCAGATAGGTGTAAAAAGTATCGAGGGGCAAGGAGCTACATTCTGGTTTACTGTTCAGCTGCAATATGACCAGGATGCTCAGGAATCTGCACTGCCTGCCATGGAGGAATTAAAAGGGGGACATGCTCTAAGGATGGTCAGGGAAAATACTGAGGACCAGAAAGATTTTTCCCGTTTAAATGTCCGCGTTCTCCTGGCAGAAGATAATCATATCAACCAGCAGGTGGCACTGGCCATGCTGAACAACCTGGGTCTATCCGCTGATGCTGTGACTAATGGCTCCGAAGCAGTCCAGGCCATACAGACCATTCCCTATGATTTGGTCCTCATGGACATGCAGATGCCGGTGATGGACGGTTTGACAGCAACACAAGAGATTCGCAAACTGGAATTAAATGCAGAAACTGAAGATATTGATAATACTGCCGGCAAATCAGAACCTCGTCAGTCAAGAATTCCCATCATCGCTCTTACTGCCCATGCAGTGCAGGGTTACCGTGAAAAGTGCATGGAAGCAGGAATGGATGACTATATGACCAAGCCGCTGGAGCCAGATGTACTGGCTGAAATTCTGGAAAAATGGTTGCCGGCTCAGGACGGTAACCAGAGTGCTAAGACTCAAAAAACAGTGTTGAAAGAGAAAGTTAACGGCAGGGCAATCAGCTCTCAGGCTGTAGAAAAAATCAGTATAGATCCAGATGATGCTACAAAAACTGACTCTGATCTCTATGTTTTTAACATGTCCATGTATATGAATCGGGTTGGTGGTGACAAAGAACTGGCAGTAAATATTCTTAAAGGTTTTCTTGAACAGAATAGACAGCGAATGGTGGAAATGGCAAGGGTTATAGCAGAAGGCAGCTCTATTGGTGTTCAGGAATATGCTCATGCTATTAAGGGATCAGCCATGACCATCTCAGCCCAGGCCTTGGCTGATGTATGCGAACAACTGGAAGAGGCCGGAAAAAATGGCGATATTGAGTTGTATCGAGACCTGGGCCAGCGGATTGAGTATGAGTTTGAGCGCTTGAGTGAAAGATTGGAAATAGAACTAAGGGCAACTTAA
- a CDS encoding RNA ligase family protein has translation MFKKYPSMDNTYQIKSIERWKEFHPNLEEEEYIVLEKIHGTNFSIIFDPGSTPYFASRNRVLEPEEDFFGLREVVLADDHNFLMDHFIRKANDENMSWQVYGELFGPGVNKGVFYGKKRDFRLFDLRRDGFLLPHREFEAIMHSLNLEHYIAPSLGTFHGLKAALDVPVEGVSSLLTPEGYNEENVLEGIVIKPYRQILLSPVGYTFMLKKKTEKFQEVTKKAKTPKPSDEHPIVSALNQRFSRYITDQRLQNVFSKEGVISHKKEVSKYIQLLLEDAKEDFLKDEESLEMLQKLEGDPDFPKNELRKIYNVGSEPFKLLQPYL, from the coding sequence ATGTTTAAAAAATACCCCAGTATGGACAACACCTATCAAATTAAGAGCATTGAACGCTGGAAGGAGTTTCATCCAAACCTTGAGGAGGAAGAATATATTGTTCTGGAGAAAATTCACGGAACAAACTTCAGTATTATTTTCGATCCTGGGAGTACTCCGTATTTTGCTTCGAGAAACAGAGTGCTCGAACCGGAAGAAGATTTTTTCGGCCTGCGCGAAGTAGTCCTTGCAGATGATCATAATTTTCTAATGGATCATTTCATTAGAAAAGCCAATGATGAAAATATGTCCTGGCAGGTTTACGGCGAATTGTTCGGACCCGGAGTCAACAAGGGTGTCTTTTACGGAAAAAAACGTGATTTTCGACTCTTTGATCTGCGCAGGGATGGTTTTTTGTTGCCTCACCGAGAGTTTGAAGCAATAATGCATTCCTTAAACCTTGAACACTATATAGCACCCAGCCTGGGCACTTTTCATGGTCTGAAAGCCGCCCTTGATGTTCCGGTTGAAGGCGTCAGTTCATTGTTAACTCCAGAAGGTTATAATGAGGAAAACGTTCTTGAAGGAATAGTTATCAAACCATACAGGCAGATACTTCTCTCGCCGGTTGGTTACACCTTTATGTTAAAAAAGAAGACCGAAAAATTTCAAGAGGTGACCAAAAAAGCTAAAACTCCAAAACCCAGTGACGAACACCCGATTGTTTCTGCACTCAACCAGCGTTTCTCTCGCTATATCACTGACCAGAGGCTGCAAAACGTCTTCAGTAAGGAAGGAGTCATCTCTCACAAGAAAGAAGTTTCCAAATATATTCAACTTCTCTTGGAAGACGCCAAGGAGGATTTTTTAAAAGATGAAGAAAGTTTGGAAATGCTCCAGAAATTGGAAGGTGATCCTGATTTTCCAAAAAATGAACTCAGAAAGATATATAATGTAGGCTCGGAGCCGTTCAAGCTTTTGCAGCCGTATTTATAG
- the gdhA gene encoding NADP-specific glutamate dehydrogenase produces MTAKEHIQNVFEQVVKRNPGELEFHQAVKEVLESLEPVISGRPEYVQANILGRVVEPERVITFRVPWQDDRGNVHVNRGFRVQYNSALGPYKGGIRFHPSVNQGIIKFLGFEQIFKNSLTTLPLGGGKGGSDFDPKFKSDAEIMRFCQSFMTELRRYIGADTDVPAGDIGVGAREVGFMFGQYKRLRNEFTGVLTGKGLNWGGSLIRPEATGYGSVYFAQEMLASKGQTIEGKICTVSGSGNVAQYTTEKIIELGGKVVSLSDSGGSIYDPDGINEEKLHYVMELKRIRYGRIKEYADEFKNVEYFPGARPWHIKCDCAFPSATQNEISLADAKSLFENGCRLISEGANMPTEPGAVQLALSSGCLFGPGKAANAGGVAVSGLEMSQNSMRLRWSREEVDEKLQQIMKAIHKQCIEAAEEYGMQDNLVAGANMAGFVRVANTMLDHGVV; encoded by the coding sequence ATGACTGCAAAAGAGCACATTCAAAATGTATTTGAACAGGTAGTAAAACGCAATCCAGGAGAACTTGAATTTCACCAGGCTGTCAAGGAAGTTTTGGAATCTCTGGAACCAGTAATATCCGGCAGACCCGAATATGTTCAGGCTAATATTCTTGGTAGAGTTGTAGAGCCGGAAAGGGTAATCACCTTCAGAGTGCCCTGGCAGGATGACAGGGGTAATGTCCATGTCAACAGAGGGTTCAGGGTTCAGTACAACAGTGCACTTGGACCCTATAAAGGCGGGATAAGGTTTCATCCCAGCGTTAATCAGGGTATAATCAAATTTCTGGGTTTTGAACAGATATTTAAAAATTCTCTTACAACTTTACCTCTTGGTGGTGGTAAGGGGGGCTCTGACTTTGATCCAAAATTTAAATCAGATGCCGAGATTATGCGTTTTTGCCAGTCATTTATGACAGAGCTGCGAAGATATATTGGAGCTGATACGGATGTGCCGGCAGGAGATATTGGGGTAGGGGCCAGGGAAGTCGGCTTTATGTTTGGCCAATATAAGAGGTTGCGCAATGAATTTACCGGGGTTCTGACTGGCAAAGGGCTCAACTGGGGCGGATCATTAATCCGGCCTGAAGCCACAGGCTACGGATCAGTATACTTTGCTCAGGAAATGCTGGCCAGCAAGGGACAGACCATTGAAGGCAAGATATGTACTGTCAGTGGATCCGGCAATGTGGCTCAATATACCACAGAAAAAATCATTGAACTGGGCGGCAAAGTGGTCTCTCTTTCTGATTCAGGAGGATCGATTTATGATCCCGACGGCATTAATGAAGAAAAATTGCACTATGTGATGGAACTTAAGAGAATAAGGTACGGACGTATCAAAGAGTACGCGGATGAATTTAAAAATGTTGAGTACTTTCCAGGGGCACGCCCCTGGCATATTAAATGTGACTGTGCCTTTCCTTCAGCAACACAAAATGAAATCAGCCTGGCTGATGCCAAAAGTCTCTTTGAAAATGGATGCAGACTCATAAGCGAAGGAGCGAACATGCCTACAGAACCAGGAGCGGTTCAGCTGGCATTGTCTTCAGGGTGCCTTTTTGGACCGGGCAAGGCTGCCAATGCTGGAGGTGTGGCGGTTTCAGGCCTGGAAATGTCTCAGAACTCCATGCGTCTCAGATGGAGCAGGGAGGAGGTAGACGAAAAGTTGCAGCAGATTATGAAGGCCATTCACAAACAATGCATTGAGGCGGCTGAAGAATATGGCATGCAGGATAATTTGGTGGCCGGAGCCAATATGGCCGGATTTGTGAGAGTTGCTAATACCATGCTGGATCATGGAGTAGTTTAA
- a CDS encoding PEP/pyruvate-binding domain-containing protein, which yields MKNYDFSTGISGLDKSLNGLRTGDNVVWQIDSIEDYIMFVLPYSDYCQFNKIPLIYIRFARHKPLLRDDKVTAVYRLNPQQGFEKFIFTIHSLIREHGKGCCYVFDCLSNLSSDWHSDRMLGNFFMLTCPYLGSMDTIAYFALQRNRHSFHATSPILNVTQLFLDVYQHEHEIYVHPLKVDNRYSATMNTLHQLKGNSFAPVRNSDKISEVLCQKTWSRLDSATQSLGFWSKTFSEAEQLQKDYLQGLCSKKRLDKWLIKLLKMIFSRDPQIIEMARKYISLEDLLFFKRRMIGTGLMGGKSSGFLLARAILKKDDPERWKEKLEPHDSFYIGSDVYYTFLVQNGVWWIRQQQRDPELFLKDLDRARSQILNGSFPHYIIKQFVDLLDYFGQWPFIVRSSSLMEDNFGNVFAGKYESVFCVNQGNRGQRLAGFIEAVRHIYASSISEKALIYRKQRGLLDRDEQMALLVQRVSGINYKKYFFPQAAGVGFSYNPYAWNEKVDPDAGMLRLVFGLGTRAVDRSDDDYTRVIALNEPSMQPLVSLNGHRYTQQKVDVLKMESNSVVSIPFKKLSEQCPDIPLSPFAGIDHELKAKAKKLNIKNFFPWVLNFTNLLSHSNFPQDMSAMLKTLEKAYGSTVDIEFTLNYFEQDNDDSQQYTINLVQCRPLEIKAASLKDQIVDDFDKNEIIIQSSGPVIGQSRSDKIDRIIYVSPKKYGYMSESQRYHIARLVGRIALEPSCGSCFNIMLMGPGRWGTSIAALGVPVNFTEISSISVLCEIVAMRDDFVPDVSLGTHFFSDLIEYDILYLALYPDREGNILNESLLENSGNRLTEIFPEEEQWADAVYVLDSEDIAGSKEIFIRADVKQQNVLSYINRVDLKHD from the coding sequence ATGAAAAATTATGACTTCAGCACTGGTATTTCCGGGCTGGATAAGTCTCTTAATGGTTTGAGGACCGGCGATAATGTTGTCTGGCAGATAGATTCCATTGAAGACTATATCATGTTTGTCCTTCCTTATAGCGATTACTGTCAATTCAATAAGATTCCCTTGATTTATATACGGTTTGCCAGGCATAAACCTCTATTGCGCGATGACAAAGTAACTGCTGTTTATCGACTGAACCCCCAGCAGGGCTTTGAAAAGTTTATCTTTACCATTCACTCGCTTATTCGGGAACATGGCAAGGGATGCTGCTATGTGTTTGACTGTTTAAGCAACCTTTCTTCTGACTGGCATTCTGACCGCATGCTGGGAAATTTTTTTATGCTGACCTGCCCATATCTTGGCAGCATGGACACCATTGCCTATTTTGCCTTGCAAAGAAACAGACATTCTTTTCACGCCACAAGCCCCATACTTAATGTGACTCAACTTTTTCTTGATGTTTATCAGCATGAGCACGAAATATACGTGCATCCACTTAAAGTTGATAACAGATATTCCGCTACCATGAACACCCTGCACCAGCTCAAGGGAAATAGTTTTGCTCCTGTCAGAAACAGCGATAAAATTAGCGAGGTGCTCTGTCAGAAGACATGGTCACGCTTAGATTCAGCAACCCAGTCCCTGGGCTTCTGGAGTAAAACCTTTTCAGAAGCTGAACAGCTGCAAAAGGATTATTTACAGGGTTTATGTTCCAAAAAAAGATTGGATAAATGGCTAATCAAGCTCTTGAAAATGATATTTTCCAGAGATCCTCAGATTATTGAAATGGCCAGGAAATATATTTCCCTTGAAGATCTCTTGTTTTTCAAGCGCAGAATGATCGGTACCGGACTAATGGGGGGTAAGAGCAGCGGTTTTTTACTGGCCAGGGCCATCCTGAAAAAAGACGACCCTGAAAGATGGAAGGAAAAACTTGAACCTCATGACTCTTTTTATATTGGATCTGACGTTTACTATACTTTTCTTGTACAAAATGGAGTATGGTGGATCAGGCAGCAGCAAAGAGATCCGGAACTTTTTCTTAAAGACCTTGATCGAGCCCGATCACAAATTCTTAATGGATCTTTTCCTCATTATATTATCAAACAGTTTGTTGATCTTCTGGACTATTTTGGACAATGGCCTTTTATAGTCCGCTCCAGTTCTTTGATGGAAGATAACTTTGGAAATGTTTTTGCGGGCAAGTATGAAAGTGTTTTCTGCGTTAACCAGGGAAATCGTGGACAGCGACTGGCAGGTTTTATCGAGGCTGTCAGGCATATTTATGCTTCTTCCATCAGTGAGAAGGCTCTAATTTACAGAAAGCAAAGAGGCCTTCTGGACAGGGATGAGCAGATGGCCCTGCTGGTACAGCGAGTCAGCGGCATCAATTACAAAAAATACTTTTTTCCCCAGGCTGCAGGGGTGGGCTTTTCATACAACCCCTATGCCTGGAATGAAAAGGTAGATCCTGATGCTGGTATGCTCAGACTGGTTTTTGGTCTTGGCACACGGGCAGTTGACAGGTCGGATGATGACTATACACGGGTCATTGCCCTGAATGAACCATCCATGCAACCATTGGTCAGTCTCAACGGACACCGGTACACTCAGCAAAAAGTAGACGTTCTGAAAATGGAATCCAACTCTGTTGTATCAATACCATTTAAAAAACTCAGTGAGCAATGCCCTGACATCCCTTTGTCTCCTTTTGCCGGCATTGATCATGAGCTTAAGGCCAAAGCAAAGAAACTGAATATTAAAAACTTTTTCCCGTGGGTTTTAAATTTCACTAACCTGCTGTCCCATAGCAATTTTCCTCAGGATATGTCAGCCATGCTCAAGACTTTGGAAAAGGCCTACGGATCTACAGTCGATATTGAGTTTACTCTAAACTATTTCGAACAGGATAACGATGACAGCCAGCAATATACCATAAATCTTGTGCAGTGCAGACCATTGGAAATAAAGGCAGCAAGTCTTAAAGACCAGATTGTTGATGACTTTGATAAAAACGAAATCATCATTCAAAGTTCAGGCCCGGTCATAGGCCAGAGCCGCAGCGACAAGATTGATCGCATAATATATGTCAGTCCCAAAAAGTACGGATATATGTCTGAGAGCCAGCGCTATCATATAGCCAGGCTTGTAGGCAGAATAGCTTTAGAGCCATCATGCGGCTCCTGTTTCAATATTATGCTTATGGGGCCAGGAAGATGGGGAACCAGCATTGCTGCTCTTGGTGTACCTGTTAACTTTACAGAGATCAGTTCAATTTCCGTGCTTTGTGAAATTGTAGCCATGCGTGATGACTTTGTACCTGATGTATCCCTGGGAACGCATTTTTTCAGTGATCTCATTGAATATGATATTCTGTACCTGGCTTTGTATCCCGATCGTGAAGGCAATATCCTTAATGAGTCTTTGCTGGAAAACTCAGGAAACAGACTGACGGAAATCTTTCCTGAAGAAGAGCAATGGGCCGATGCCGTCTATGTGCTGGATAGTGAAGATATTGCCGGCTCTAAGGAGATTTTTATACGCGCTGATGTTAAACAGCAAAATGTACTAAGCTACATCAACCGGGTTGATTTAAAGCATGATTAA
- a CDS encoding small multi-drug export protein, with amino-acid sequence MDIISQYLLIFVLAAVPWIELLIVIPAGLGMGLNPFPVALLAFAGNAIPVFFIVYGYNLWLNYRAVRRSNSTKIAPAPTKRRQRAVAIWNKYGLPGLALLGPLLTGIHLATIIALTFKPSRKALLWWMNMSLAAWTVGTTIVAFYGIEAIKLLIS; translated from the coding sequence ATGGATATAATATCTCAATATCTCTTGATCTTTGTACTGGCGGCTGTGCCCTGGATAGAACTGCTTATTGTCATTCCAGCGGGCCTTGGAATGGGGCTAAACCCTTTTCCTGTGGCTTTGCTGGCCTTTGCAGGAAATGCTATTCCTGTATTTTTCATAGTTTATGGATACAATCTCTGGCTTAACTACCGTGCTGTTAGAAGATCGAATTCAACAAAAATTGCGCCTGCCCCTACTAAGCGAAGGCAAAGAGCTGTTGCCATATGGAATAAATACGGCCTGCCAGGTCTTGCCCTTTTGGGTCCTTTGCTGACAGGCATTCATCTGGCAACCATTATTGCGCTCACCTTTAAACCTTCCAGGAAAGCCCTGCTCTGGTGGATGAACATGAGTCTGGCAGCCTGGACCGTGGGCACAACTATTGTGGCCTTTTATGGAATTGAGGCTATTAAGCTTCTGATATCTTGA